In the Paralichthys olivaceus isolate ysfri-2021 chromosome 15, ASM2471397v2, whole genome shotgun sequence genome, one interval contains:
- the LOC109647184 gene encoding rap1 GTPase-activating protein 2-like isoform X10 gives MLRRKRSVSFGGFGWIDKSTVSALRARKQELLTISNVAVADCPPSPPRTAPPTVKSAHFFDQMEQVPEAAEMKTVPQRQKDDYIPYPRIEEVLQRGGPYPQVILPEFGGYWIEDAEAPPSPPPHTAGEEGGGLGGTEEEEETPAGYYGYRLEEKNEAARAYRKLFLGREHLNFSCSLSSLGNLLLSVRHEEEREHEYLHVIIRSRVKSVYQRLTLTELPDIPSVPELAKLLCDEATDLRFSPVLYPKASQLIINYDEHQVNNTFKFGVVFQRFGQVLEEELFRNNEETPAFTEFLQLLGDTVELLDFKGFRGGLDVSHGQTGSQSVFTVHRQQEIMFHVSTKLPFTEGDAQQLQRKRHIGNDIVAMVFQEEATPFVPDMIASNFLHAFIVVQVDEPCSDNTRYKVSVTAREDVPPFGPPLPNPAIFKKGPEFREFLLTKLINAEFACYKSDRFARLEERTRAALLDSLHDELHRRSQSMLGITSGLEEEGRAENGHPHGGLLESIKRAMRGRSVSMETMSRGVAGLPTSLSGGGLAHMSIECNVRSPVKRRSGLFPRLLSIDSQTEKHNQRSVFSEQRSFDSCQPTLEVRSELPSNPSSPEAGQRDRIHVKESSQISRSTSSTCSFSLTVDNTHLAAEAQSSSPLIVSRSPPETKNKNSPRSNLKFRFDKLGHSAAGH, from the exons AtgttgaggaggaagaggagcgtgTCGTTCGGAGGCTTCGGATG gattGATAAGTCCACCGTCAGCGCCCTCAGAGCTCG TAAACAGGAACTTCTGACCATCTCCAATGTTGCTGTGGCAGACTGCCCCCCCTCTCCGCCCCGCACCGCACCCCCCACCGtgaag tcagCTCATTTCTTTGATCAGATGGAG CAGGTACCAGAGGCTGCAGAGATGAAGACTGTCCCTCAGAGACAGAAG gACGACTACATCCCTTATCCCAGGATCGAGGAG gtgTTGCAGAGGGGGGGGCCGTATCCTCAGGTGATCCTGCCTGAGTTCGGAGGTTACTGGATCGAGGATGCTGAGGcccctccttctccccctcctcacactgcgggggaggaggggggagggctgggaggaacagaggaggaagaagagacacCTGCAGGGTATTATGGGTACCGACTGGAGGAGAAGAACGAGGCGGCGCGGGCATACAGGAAGCTCTTCTTAGGCAGG GAACATCTCAACTTCTCATGTTCGCTCAGCAGTCTGGGTAATTTGCTGCTGTCAGTGAGAcacgaggaggagagggagcacgAGTACCTGCACGTTATcatcag GTCTCGAGTAAAAAGTGTTTATCAGAGACTGACACTGACCGAACTGCCCGACATCCCCAGTGTCCCAGAGCTCgccaag CTGTTGTGTGATGAAGCCACAGATCTGAGGTTCAGTCCCGTCCTCTACCCGAAG GCGTCGCAGCTGATCATCAACTATGACGAGCACCAGGTCAACAACACGTTCAAGTTTGGAGTCGTTTTCCAGAGATTTGGACAG gtgttggaggaggagctgTTCAGGAACAACGAGGAGACGCCAGCGTTCACAGAGTTTCTGCAGCTGCTCGGAGACACAGTCGAGCTGCTGGACTTTAAAGG GTTTCGGGGGGGTCTGGACGTGTCCCATGGTCAGACGGGTTCTCAGTCCGTCTTCACCGTCCACAGACAACAGGAGATCATGTTCCACGTCTCCACCAAACTGCCTTTCACTGAGGGAGACGCACAACAG CTTCAGAGGAAACGTCACATAGGAAATGACATCGTGGCGATGGTGTTCCAAGAAGAAGCCACGCCGTTCGTCCCCGACATGATCGCCTCTAACTTCCTGCACGCCTTCATCGTGGTGCAGGTGGACGAGCCCTGCTCGGACAACACCCGCTACAAG gtgtcCGTCACAGCACGAGAAGACGTCCCTCCATTTGGACCGCCCCTCCCAAATCCTGCCATCTTTAAGAAG gGTCCAGAGTTCAGAGAGTTTCTTCTCACTAAACTCATCAACGCAGAGTTCGCCTGTTACAAGAGCGACCGCTTCGCCCGACTGGAG GAGCGTACTCGCGCCGCCCTGCTGGACAGCCTCCACGATGAGCTGCATAGACGCTCCCAGAGCATGCTGGGTATTACTTCaggtctggaggaggagggtcgaGCTGAGAACGGACACCCCCACGGAGGACTGCTGGAGTCCATCAAG AGGGCGATGCGAGGACGGAGCGTCTCCATGGAGACGATGTCGCGGGGCGTGGCGGGTCTGCCCACCAGTCTGAGTGGGGGGGGTCTGGCACACATGAGCATCGAG tgtaACGTCAGATCTCCTGTGAAGCGACGCTCGGGGCTTTTTCCTCGTCTGCTGAGCATCGACagtcaaacagagaaacataaCCAGCGAAG TGTTTTCAGTGAGCAGAGGAGCTTCGACAGCTGCCAGCCCACACTGGAGGTGAGGTCAGAGCTGCCGTCCAATCCCAGCTCTCCAGAGGCGGGACAACGGGACAG GATTCACGTGAAGGAGAGCAGTCAAATTTCCAGATCGACGTCCAGCACCTGCAGCTTCAGTCTAACAGTTGACAACACTCACCTG GCTGCAGAGGCTCAAAGTTCAAGTCCACTCATCGTCTCTCGCAGCCccccag agacgaaaaacaaaaactctccCAGATCCAACCTCAAGTTTCGATTCGACAAGTTGGGCCACTCTGCTGCA GGACATTGA
- the LOC109647184 gene encoding rap1 GTPase-activating protein 2-like isoform X5, whose translation MLRRKRSVSFGGFGWIDKSTVSALRARKQELLTISNVAVADCPPSPPRTAPPTVKSAHFFDQMEDDYIPYPRIEEVLQRGGPYPQVILPEFGGYWIEDAEAPPSPPPHTAGEEGGGLGGTEEEEETPAGYYGYRLEEKNEAARAYRKLFLGREHLNFSCSLSSLGNLLLSVRHEEEREHEYLHVIIRSRVKSVYQRLTLTELPDIPSVPELAKLLCDEATDLRFSPVLYPKASQLIINYDEHQVNNTFKFGVVFQRFGQVLEEELFRNNEETPAFTEFLQLLGDTVELLDFKGFRGGLDVSHGQTGSQSVFTVHRQQEIMFHVSTKLPFTEGDAQQLQRKRHIGNDIVAMVFQEEATPFVPDMIASNFLHAFIVVQVDEPCSDNTRYKVSVTAREDVPPFGPPLPNPAIFKKGPEFREFLLTKLINAEFACYKSDRFARLEERTRAALLDSLHDELHRRSQSMLGITSGLEEEGRAENGHPHGGLLESIKRAMRGRSVSMETMSRGVAGLPTSLSGGGLAHMSIECNVRSPVKRRSGLFPRLLSIDSQTEKHNQRSVFSEQRSFDSCQPTLEVRSELPSNPSSPEAGQRDRIHVKESSQISRSTSSTCSFSLTVDNTHLVRPHSHSCNMTQAAEAQSSSPLIVSRSPPVLVACVFQRRKTKTLPDPTSSFDSTSWATLLHRDIEEHQQWRSHVLSFHRGGGGGGGG comes from the exons AtgttgaggaggaagaggagcgtgTCGTTCGGAGGCTTCGGATG gattGATAAGTCCACCGTCAGCGCCCTCAGAGCTCG TAAACAGGAACTTCTGACCATCTCCAATGTTGCTGTGGCAGACTGCCCCCCCTCTCCGCCCCGCACCGCACCCCCCACCGtgaag tcagCTCATTTCTTTGATCAGATGGAG gACGACTACATCCCTTATCCCAGGATCGAGGAG gtgTTGCAGAGGGGGGGGCCGTATCCTCAGGTGATCCTGCCTGAGTTCGGAGGTTACTGGATCGAGGATGCTGAGGcccctccttctccccctcctcacactgcgggggaggaggggggagggctgggaggaacagaggaggaagaagagacacCTGCAGGGTATTATGGGTACCGACTGGAGGAGAAGAACGAGGCGGCGCGGGCATACAGGAAGCTCTTCTTAGGCAGG GAACATCTCAACTTCTCATGTTCGCTCAGCAGTCTGGGTAATTTGCTGCTGTCAGTGAGAcacgaggaggagagggagcacgAGTACCTGCACGTTATcatcag GTCTCGAGTAAAAAGTGTTTATCAGAGACTGACACTGACCGAACTGCCCGACATCCCCAGTGTCCCAGAGCTCgccaag CTGTTGTGTGATGAAGCCACAGATCTGAGGTTCAGTCCCGTCCTCTACCCGAAG GCGTCGCAGCTGATCATCAACTATGACGAGCACCAGGTCAACAACACGTTCAAGTTTGGAGTCGTTTTCCAGAGATTTGGACAG gtgttggaggaggagctgTTCAGGAACAACGAGGAGACGCCAGCGTTCACAGAGTTTCTGCAGCTGCTCGGAGACACAGTCGAGCTGCTGGACTTTAAAGG GTTTCGGGGGGGTCTGGACGTGTCCCATGGTCAGACGGGTTCTCAGTCCGTCTTCACCGTCCACAGACAACAGGAGATCATGTTCCACGTCTCCACCAAACTGCCTTTCACTGAGGGAGACGCACAACAG CTTCAGAGGAAACGTCACATAGGAAATGACATCGTGGCGATGGTGTTCCAAGAAGAAGCCACGCCGTTCGTCCCCGACATGATCGCCTCTAACTTCCTGCACGCCTTCATCGTGGTGCAGGTGGACGAGCCCTGCTCGGACAACACCCGCTACAAG gtgtcCGTCACAGCACGAGAAGACGTCCCTCCATTTGGACCGCCCCTCCCAAATCCTGCCATCTTTAAGAAG gGTCCAGAGTTCAGAGAGTTTCTTCTCACTAAACTCATCAACGCAGAGTTCGCCTGTTACAAGAGCGACCGCTTCGCCCGACTGGAG GAGCGTACTCGCGCCGCCCTGCTGGACAGCCTCCACGATGAGCTGCATAGACGCTCCCAGAGCATGCTGGGTATTACTTCaggtctggaggaggagggtcgaGCTGAGAACGGACACCCCCACGGAGGACTGCTGGAGTCCATCAAG AGGGCGATGCGAGGACGGAGCGTCTCCATGGAGACGATGTCGCGGGGCGTGGCGGGTCTGCCCACCAGTCTGAGTGGGGGGGGTCTGGCACACATGAGCATCGAG tgtaACGTCAGATCTCCTGTGAAGCGACGCTCGGGGCTTTTTCCTCGTCTGCTGAGCATCGACagtcaaacagagaaacataaCCAGCGAAG TGTTTTCAGTGAGCAGAGGAGCTTCGACAGCTGCCAGCCCACACTGGAGGTGAGGTCAGAGCTGCCGTCCAATCCCAGCTCTCCAGAGGCGGGACAACGGGACAG GATTCACGTGAAGGAGAGCAGTCAAATTTCCAGATCGACGTCCAGCACCTGCAGCTTCAGTCTAACAGTTGACAACACTCACCTGGTGAGACCTCACAGtcacagctgcaacatgacGCAG GCTGCAGAGGCTCAAAGTTCAAGTCCACTCATCGTCTCTCGCAGCCccccag ttttggttgcttgtgtgtttcagagacgaaaaacaaaaactctccCAGATCCAACCTCAAGTTTCGATTCGACAAGTTGGGCCACTCTGCTGCA CAGGGACATTGAGGAACATCAGCAGTGGAGGTCTCATGTGCTGAG cttccaccgaggaggaggaggaggaggaggaggatga
- the LOC109647184 gene encoding rap1 GTPase-activating protein 2-like isoform X9, with translation MLRRKRSVSFGGFGWIDKSTVSALRARKQELLTISNVAVADCPPSPPRTAPPTVKSAHFFDQMEQVPEAAEMKTVPQRQKDDYIPYPRIEEVLQRGGPYPQVILPEFGGYWIEDAEAPPSPPPHTAGEEGGGLGGTEEEEETPAGYYGYRLEEKNEAARAYRKLFLGREHLNFSCSLSSLGNLLLSVRHEEEREHEYLHVIIRSRVKSVYQRLTLTELPDIPSVPELAKLLCDEATDLRFSPVLYPKASQLIINYDEHQVNNTFKFGVVFQRFGQVLEEELFRNNEETPAFTEFLQLLGDTVELLDFKGFRGGLDVSHGQTGSQSVFTVHRQQEIMFHVSTKLPFTEGDAQQLQRKRHIGNDIVAMVFQEEATPFVPDMIASNFLHAFIVVQVDEPCSDNTRYKVSVTAREDVPPFGPPLPNPAIFKKGPEFREFLLTKLINAEFACYKSDRFARLEERTRAALLDSLHDELHRRSQSMLGITSGLEEEGRAENGHPHGGLLESIKRAMRGRSVSMETMSRGVAGLPTSLSGGGLAHMSIECNVRSPVKRRSGLFPRLLSIDSQTEKHNQRSVFSEQRSFDSCQPTLEVRSELPSNPSSPEAGQRDRIHVKESSQISRSTSSTCSFSLTVDNTHLAAEAQSSSPLIVSRSPPETKNKNSPRSNLKFRFDKLGHSAAQGH, from the exons AtgttgaggaggaagaggagcgtgTCGTTCGGAGGCTTCGGATG gattGATAAGTCCACCGTCAGCGCCCTCAGAGCTCG TAAACAGGAACTTCTGACCATCTCCAATGTTGCTGTGGCAGACTGCCCCCCCTCTCCGCCCCGCACCGCACCCCCCACCGtgaag tcagCTCATTTCTTTGATCAGATGGAG CAGGTACCAGAGGCTGCAGAGATGAAGACTGTCCCTCAGAGACAGAAG gACGACTACATCCCTTATCCCAGGATCGAGGAG gtgTTGCAGAGGGGGGGGCCGTATCCTCAGGTGATCCTGCCTGAGTTCGGAGGTTACTGGATCGAGGATGCTGAGGcccctccttctccccctcctcacactgcgggggaggaggggggagggctgggaggaacagaggaggaagaagagacacCTGCAGGGTATTATGGGTACCGACTGGAGGAGAAGAACGAGGCGGCGCGGGCATACAGGAAGCTCTTCTTAGGCAGG GAACATCTCAACTTCTCATGTTCGCTCAGCAGTCTGGGTAATTTGCTGCTGTCAGTGAGAcacgaggaggagagggagcacgAGTACCTGCACGTTATcatcag GTCTCGAGTAAAAAGTGTTTATCAGAGACTGACACTGACCGAACTGCCCGACATCCCCAGTGTCCCAGAGCTCgccaag CTGTTGTGTGATGAAGCCACAGATCTGAGGTTCAGTCCCGTCCTCTACCCGAAG GCGTCGCAGCTGATCATCAACTATGACGAGCACCAGGTCAACAACACGTTCAAGTTTGGAGTCGTTTTCCAGAGATTTGGACAG gtgttggaggaggagctgTTCAGGAACAACGAGGAGACGCCAGCGTTCACAGAGTTTCTGCAGCTGCTCGGAGACACAGTCGAGCTGCTGGACTTTAAAGG GTTTCGGGGGGGTCTGGACGTGTCCCATGGTCAGACGGGTTCTCAGTCCGTCTTCACCGTCCACAGACAACAGGAGATCATGTTCCACGTCTCCACCAAACTGCCTTTCACTGAGGGAGACGCACAACAG CTTCAGAGGAAACGTCACATAGGAAATGACATCGTGGCGATGGTGTTCCAAGAAGAAGCCACGCCGTTCGTCCCCGACATGATCGCCTCTAACTTCCTGCACGCCTTCATCGTGGTGCAGGTGGACGAGCCCTGCTCGGACAACACCCGCTACAAG gtgtcCGTCACAGCACGAGAAGACGTCCCTCCATTTGGACCGCCCCTCCCAAATCCTGCCATCTTTAAGAAG gGTCCAGAGTTCAGAGAGTTTCTTCTCACTAAACTCATCAACGCAGAGTTCGCCTGTTACAAGAGCGACCGCTTCGCCCGACTGGAG GAGCGTACTCGCGCCGCCCTGCTGGACAGCCTCCACGATGAGCTGCATAGACGCTCCCAGAGCATGCTGGGTATTACTTCaggtctggaggaggagggtcgaGCTGAGAACGGACACCCCCACGGAGGACTGCTGGAGTCCATCAAG AGGGCGATGCGAGGACGGAGCGTCTCCATGGAGACGATGTCGCGGGGCGTGGCGGGTCTGCCCACCAGTCTGAGTGGGGGGGGTCTGGCACACATGAGCATCGAG tgtaACGTCAGATCTCCTGTGAAGCGACGCTCGGGGCTTTTTCCTCGTCTGCTGAGCATCGACagtcaaacagagaaacataaCCAGCGAAG TGTTTTCAGTGAGCAGAGGAGCTTCGACAGCTGCCAGCCCACACTGGAGGTGAGGTCAGAGCTGCCGTCCAATCCCAGCTCTCCAGAGGCGGGACAACGGGACAG GATTCACGTGAAGGAGAGCAGTCAAATTTCCAGATCGACGTCCAGCACCTGCAGCTTCAGTCTAACAGTTGACAACACTCACCTG GCTGCAGAGGCTCAAAGTTCAAGTCCACTCATCGTCTCTCGCAGCCccccag agacgaaaaacaaaaactctccCAGATCCAACCTCAAGTTTCGATTCGACAAGTTGGGCCACTCTGCTGCA CAGGGACATTGA
- the LOC109647184 gene encoding rap1 GTPase-activating protein 2-like isoform X6 codes for MRCSVTDGNATMSHDHCKQELLTISNVAVADCPPSPPRTAPPTVKSAHFFDQMEDDYIPYPRIEEVLQRGGPYPQVILPEFGGYWIEDAEAPPSPPPHTAGEEGGGLGGTEEEEETPAGYYGYRLEEKNEAARAYRKLFLGREHLNFSCSLSSLGNLLLSVRHEEEREHEYLHVIIRSRVKSVYQRLTLTELPDIPSVPELAKLLCDEATDLRFSPVLYPKASQLIINYDEHQVNNTFKFGVVFQRFGQVLEEELFRNNEETPAFTEFLQLLGDTVELLDFKGFRGGLDVSHGQTGSQSVFTVHRQQEIMFHVSTKLPFTEGDAQQLQRKRHIGNDIVAMVFQEEATPFVPDMIASNFLHAFIVVQVDEPCSDNTRYKVSVTAREDVPPFGPPLPNPAIFKKGPEFREFLLTKLINAEFACYKSDRFARLEERTRAALLDSLHDELHRRSQSMLGITSGLEEEGRAENGHPHGGLLESIKRAMRGRSVSMETMSRGVAGLPTSLSGGGLAHMSIECNVRSPVKRRSGLFPRLLSIDSQTEKHNQRSVFSEQRSFDSCQPTLEVRSELPSNPSSPEAGQRDRIHVKESSQISRSTSSTCSFSLTVDNTHLVRPHSHSCNMTQAAEAQSSSPLIVSRSPPVLVACVFQRRKTKTLPDPTSSFDSTSWATLLHRDIEEHQQWRSHVLSFHRGGGGGGGG; via the exons ATGAGATGCTCAGTAACCGACGGCAACGCAACAATGTCGCATGACCACTG TAAACAGGAACTTCTGACCATCTCCAATGTTGCTGTGGCAGACTGCCCCCCCTCTCCGCCCCGCACCGCACCCCCCACCGtgaag tcagCTCATTTCTTTGATCAGATGGAG gACGACTACATCCCTTATCCCAGGATCGAGGAG gtgTTGCAGAGGGGGGGGCCGTATCCTCAGGTGATCCTGCCTGAGTTCGGAGGTTACTGGATCGAGGATGCTGAGGcccctccttctccccctcctcacactgcgggggaggaggggggagggctgggaggaacagaggaggaagaagagacacCTGCAGGGTATTATGGGTACCGACTGGAGGAGAAGAACGAGGCGGCGCGGGCATACAGGAAGCTCTTCTTAGGCAGG GAACATCTCAACTTCTCATGTTCGCTCAGCAGTCTGGGTAATTTGCTGCTGTCAGTGAGAcacgaggaggagagggagcacgAGTACCTGCACGTTATcatcag GTCTCGAGTAAAAAGTGTTTATCAGAGACTGACACTGACCGAACTGCCCGACATCCCCAGTGTCCCAGAGCTCgccaag CTGTTGTGTGATGAAGCCACAGATCTGAGGTTCAGTCCCGTCCTCTACCCGAAG GCGTCGCAGCTGATCATCAACTATGACGAGCACCAGGTCAACAACACGTTCAAGTTTGGAGTCGTTTTCCAGAGATTTGGACAG gtgttggaggaggagctgTTCAGGAACAACGAGGAGACGCCAGCGTTCACAGAGTTTCTGCAGCTGCTCGGAGACACAGTCGAGCTGCTGGACTTTAAAGG GTTTCGGGGGGGTCTGGACGTGTCCCATGGTCAGACGGGTTCTCAGTCCGTCTTCACCGTCCACAGACAACAGGAGATCATGTTCCACGTCTCCACCAAACTGCCTTTCACTGAGGGAGACGCACAACAG CTTCAGAGGAAACGTCACATAGGAAATGACATCGTGGCGATGGTGTTCCAAGAAGAAGCCACGCCGTTCGTCCCCGACATGATCGCCTCTAACTTCCTGCACGCCTTCATCGTGGTGCAGGTGGACGAGCCCTGCTCGGACAACACCCGCTACAAG gtgtcCGTCACAGCACGAGAAGACGTCCCTCCATTTGGACCGCCCCTCCCAAATCCTGCCATCTTTAAGAAG gGTCCAGAGTTCAGAGAGTTTCTTCTCACTAAACTCATCAACGCAGAGTTCGCCTGTTACAAGAGCGACCGCTTCGCCCGACTGGAG GAGCGTACTCGCGCCGCCCTGCTGGACAGCCTCCACGATGAGCTGCATAGACGCTCCCAGAGCATGCTGGGTATTACTTCaggtctggaggaggagggtcgaGCTGAGAACGGACACCCCCACGGAGGACTGCTGGAGTCCATCAAG AGGGCGATGCGAGGACGGAGCGTCTCCATGGAGACGATGTCGCGGGGCGTGGCGGGTCTGCCCACCAGTCTGAGTGGGGGGGGTCTGGCACACATGAGCATCGAG tgtaACGTCAGATCTCCTGTGAAGCGACGCTCGGGGCTTTTTCCTCGTCTGCTGAGCATCGACagtcaaacagagaaacataaCCAGCGAAG TGTTTTCAGTGAGCAGAGGAGCTTCGACAGCTGCCAGCCCACACTGGAGGTGAGGTCAGAGCTGCCGTCCAATCCCAGCTCTCCAGAGGCGGGACAACGGGACAG GATTCACGTGAAGGAGAGCAGTCAAATTTCCAGATCGACGTCCAGCACCTGCAGCTTCAGTCTAACAGTTGACAACACTCACCTGGTGAGACCTCACAGtcacagctgcaacatgacGCAG GCTGCAGAGGCTCAAAGTTCAAGTCCACTCATCGTCTCTCGCAGCCccccag ttttggttgcttgtgtgtttcagagacgaaaaacaaaaactctccCAGATCCAACCTCAAGTTTCGATTCGACAAGTTGGGCCACTCTGCTGCA CAGGGACATTGAGGAACATCAGCAGTGGAGGTCTCATGTGCTGAG cttccaccgaggaggaggaggaggaggaggaggatga
- the LOC109647184 gene encoding rap1 GTPase-activating protein 2-like isoform X3, with translation MRCSVTDGNATMSHDHCKQELLTISNVAVADCPPSPPRTAPPTVKSAHFFDQMEQVPEAAEMKTVPQRQKDDYIPYPRIEEVLQRGGPYPQVILPEFGGYWIEDAEAPPSPPPHTAGEEGGGLGGTEEEEETPAGYYGYRLEEKNEAARAYRKLFLGREHLNFSCSLSSLGNLLLSVRHEEEREHEYLHVIIRSRVKSVYQRLTLTELPDIPSVPELAKLLCDEATDLRFSPVLYPKASQLIINYDEHQVNNTFKFGVVFQRFGQVLEEELFRNNEETPAFTEFLQLLGDTVELLDFKGFRGGLDVSHGQTGSQSVFTVHRQQEIMFHVSTKLPFTEGDAQQLQRKRHIGNDIVAMVFQEEATPFVPDMIASNFLHAFIVVQVDEPCSDNTRYKVSVTAREDVPPFGPPLPNPAIFKKGPEFREFLLTKLINAEFACYKSDRFARLEERTRAALLDSLHDELHRRSQSMLGITSGLEEEGRAENGHPHGGLLESIKRAMRGRSVSMETMSRGVAGLPTSLSGGGLAHMSIECNVRSPVKRRSGLFPRLLSIDSQTEKHNQRSVFSEQRSFDSCQPTLEVRSELPSNPSSPEAGQRDRIHVKESSQISRSTSSTCSFSLTVDNTHLVRPHSHSCNMTQAAEAQSSSPLIVSRSPPVLVACVFQRRKTKTLPDPTSSFDSTSWATLLHRDIEEHQQWRSHVLSFHRGGGGGGGG, from the exons ATGAGATGCTCAGTAACCGACGGCAACGCAACAATGTCGCATGACCACTG TAAACAGGAACTTCTGACCATCTCCAATGTTGCTGTGGCAGACTGCCCCCCCTCTCCGCCCCGCACCGCACCCCCCACCGtgaag tcagCTCATTTCTTTGATCAGATGGAG CAGGTACCAGAGGCTGCAGAGATGAAGACTGTCCCTCAGAGACAGAAG gACGACTACATCCCTTATCCCAGGATCGAGGAG gtgTTGCAGAGGGGGGGGCCGTATCCTCAGGTGATCCTGCCTGAGTTCGGAGGTTACTGGATCGAGGATGCTGAGGcccctccttctccccctcctcacactgcgggggaggaggggggagggctgggaggaacagaggaggaagaagagacacCTGCAGGGTATTATGGGTACCGACTGGAGGAGAAGAACGAGGCGGCGCGGGCATACAGGAAGCTCTTCTTAGGCAGG GAACATCTCAACTTCTCATGTTCGCTCAGCAGTCTGGGTAATTTGCTGCTGTCAGTGAGAcacgaggaggagagggagcacgAGTACCTGCACGTTATcatcag GTCTCGAGTAAAAAGTGTTTATCAGAGACTGACACTGACCGAACTGCCCGACATCCCCAGTGTCCCAGAGCTCgccaag CTGTTGTGTGATGAAGCCACAGATCTGAGGTTCAGTCCCGTCCTCTACCCGAAG GCGTCGCAGCTGATCATCAACTATGACGAGCACCAGGTCAACAACACGTTCAAGTTTGGAGTCGTTTTCCAGAGATTTGGACAG gtgttggaggaggagctgTTCAGGAACAACGAGGAGACGCCAGCGTTCACAGAGTTTCTGCAGCTGCTCGGAGACACAGTCGAGCTGCTGGACTTTAAAGG GTTTCGGGGGGGTCTGGACGTGTCCCATGGTCAGACGGGTTCTCAGTCCGTCTTCACCGTCCACAGACAACAGGAGATCATGTTCCACGTCTCCACCAAACTGCCTTTCACTGAGGGAGACGCACAACAG CTTCAGAGGAAACGTCACATAGGAAATGACATCGTGGCGATGGTGTTCCAAGAAGAAGCCACGCCGTTCGTCCCCGACATGATCGCCTCTAACTTCCTGCACGCCTTCATCGTGGTGCAGGTGGACGAGCCCTGCTCGGACAACACCCGCTACAAG gtgtcCGTCACAGCACGAGAAGACGTCCCTCCATTTGGACCGCCCCTCCCAAATCCTGCCATCTTTAAGAAG gGTCCAGAGTTCAGAGAGTTTCTTCTCACTAAACTCATCAACGCAGAGTTCGCCTGTTACAAGAGCGACCGCTTCGCCCGACTGGAG GAGCGTACTCGCGCCGCCCTGCTGGACAGCCTCCACGATGAGCTGCATAGACGCTCCCAGAGCATGCTGGGTATTACTTCaggtctggaggaggagggtcgaGCTGAGAACGGACACCCCCACGGAGGACTGCTGGAGTCCATCAAG AGGGCGATGCGAGGACGGAGCGTCTCCATGGAGACGATGTCGCGGGGCGTGGCGGGTCTGCCCACCAGTCTGAGTGGGGGGGGTCTGGCACACATGAGCATCGAG tgtaACGTCAGATCTCCTGTGAAGCGACGCTCGGGGCTTTTTCCTCGTCTGCTGAGCATCGACagtcaaacagagaaacataaCCAGCGAAG TGTTTTCAGTGAGCAGAGGAGCTTCGACAGCTGCCAGCCCACACTGGAGGTGAGGTCAGAGCTGCCGTCCAATCCCAGCTCTCCAGAGGCGGGACAACGGGACAG GATTCACGTGAAGGAGAGCAGTCAAATTTCCAGATCGACGTCCAGCACCTGCAGCTTCAGTCTAACAGTTGACAACACTCACCTGGTGAGACCTCACAGtcacagctgcaacatgacGCAG GCTGCAGAGGCTCAAAGTTCAAGTCCACTCATCGTCTCTCGCAGCCccccag ttttggttgcttgtgtgtttcagagacgaaaaacaaaaactctccCAGATCCAACCTCAAGTTTCGATTCGACAAGTTGGGCCACTCTGCTGCA CAGGGACATTGAGGAACATCAGCAGTGGAGGTCTCATGTGCTGAG cttccaccgaggaggaggaggaggaggaggaggatga